One segment of Rhodopirellula baltica SH 1 DNA contains the following:
- a CDS encoding ABC transporter substrate-binding protein, whose product MQFQSLMNSNVLHFRRPRCIPRVAQIAFLAVVLFVVCTSSAHAQLLNYAESGRPEAPGLELLQEEPHDLIYFTQKSGGGWVKTRLLDLPRREIPASPTGSLKFSIVGVEQQEFVAKWTDIENIDFWEKRLERETAERIKAGDFVGAYPFLSVLIRDYPARPGLRQLRTEFLWRDAGRRAKNGEYGASLAMLEELRRYAPEYKTQTVLTAIGALTDQLMEQLVSDGKLELGQQLLTRLEKEYRGQDLSSIKKWNARFLSMAEDKRDQALAALEAKKYREARKFSRESIFLKPDIEGGTELVRKVDQIYPLVNVGVLQTATVLDPTRLDNWAARRAGRLLYRVLFEMQGAGPEGGEYEFIFGDTEQSPDRQRFSMFLEPERLPEPLNQVDGFYLADVLADRVKSESPTYFSPWAAAVQAIGLDGPKRIDCILRRPNVLPSALIQVTVDGSWFGGEPGSPTGDYRRDVVEGDVVRYVLKGEPRTELQPREIVEIRTESAADGVSKLLQGEVDVLDQLFPADAVRLSSNRKVRVVKYPLPSVHMLVPCSDHEYLADKTFRRALVYGTNREDILNGELLESLEVPGCRVLSGPFPAGLEDNDPLGYAYDQSIAPRNYEPRLAKLLMTMTAKQMESEASRKKEKPPELKPIRLAFPPENLSRIACEAIRSQWQLLGLEIELVELPVGRAFPDPGTADIAYVSAAVWEPIIDARRVLGPEGMAGSTDQLVGLGLRRLEESKNWRDARDRLLDLHAIAHHELPVLPLWQLVDSYAYSRDLLGVGSDIVSLYQNAEKWRLSQ is encoded by the coding sequence ATGCAATTCCAGTCCTTGATGAATTCCAACGTGTTGCATTTTCGACGACCTCGCTGCATTCCACGCGTCGCTCAGATAGCTTTTCTGGCGGTGGTTCTTTTCGTCGTGTGCACGTCCAGTGCGCACGCCCAATTGCTGAACTATGCCGAGTCCGGTCGTCCGGAAGCTCCCGGTTTGGAACTGCTGCAGGAAGAACCTCACGACCTGATTTACTTCACGCAGAAGTCCGGCGGCGGTTGGGTCAAGACTCGGTTGTTGGATCTACCTAGACGCGAGATCCCAGCCTCGCCGACTGGATCGCTGAAGTTCAGCATCGTCGGTGTGGAGCAACAAGAATTTGTTGCGAAGTGGACCGACATCGAGAACATCGATTTCTGGGAAAAACGTCTCGAACGAGAAACGGCCGAACGAATCAAGGCAGGTGACTTCGTCGGTGCTTACCCGTTTCTGTCGGTGTTGATTCGTGACTACCCGGCTCGGCCCGGCTTGAGACAGCTGCGGACGGAGTTCCTGTGGCGAGATGCGGGGCGACGAGCAAAGAATGGTGAGTACGGTGCGTCACTGGCGATGTTGGAAGAACTGCGTCGCTATGCACCAGAGTACAAGACGCAAACGGTTTTGACCGCAATCGGCGCGTTGACGGATCAGCTGATGGAGCAACTCGTCAGCGACGGAAAGTTGGAGTTGGGACAGCAGTTGCTAACGCGGTTGGAAAAGGAATATCGCGGCCAGGATTTGTCATCGATCAAGAAATGGAATGCTCGATTCCTATCGATGGCGGAAGACAAACGCGACCAGGCTTTGGCAGCACTAGAAGCCAAGAAATATCGCGAAGCACGCAAGTTCTCGCGTGAGAGTATCTTCCTCAAACCGGACATCGAAGGCGGCACGGAACTGGTTCGCAAAGTCGATCAGATCTACCCGTTGGTGAACGTCGGAGTTTTGCAAACCGCAACCGTTTTGGATCCAACTCGTTTAGATAACTGGGCCGCGCGTCGCGCCGGACGGTTGCTGTACCGCGTGTTGTTCGAGATGCAGGGAGCAGGTCCCGAGGGCGGCGAGTACGAATTCATTTTCGGTGACACGGAACAGAGTCCTGACCGTCAACGGTTTTCGATGTTTTTGGAACCCGAACGATTGCCGGAACCTCTCAATCAAGTCGATGGCTTCTATCTGGCCGATGTTTTGGCGGACCGAGTCAAATCAGAATCGCCGACTTACTTCTCGCCTTGGGCCGCCGCGGTTCAGGCCATCGGGCTGGACGGTCCCAAACGAATCGATTGCATCTTACGGCGTCCCAACGTGCTTCCATCAGCATTGATTCAGGTCACCGTTGATGGATCTTGGTTTGGCGGCGAGCCAGGTTCTCCCACCGGTGACTATCGCCGCGACGTCGTCGAAGGCGACGTGGTGCGTTATGTCCTCAAGGGAGAGCCTCGCACCGAATTGCAGCCACGCGAGATTGTTGAGATTCGAACGGAATCCGCAGCCGACGGCGTGAGCAAATTGTTGCAAGGCGAGGTCGACGTGCTGGACCAATTGTTCCCCGCTGATGCGGTGCGGTTGTCCAGCAATCGAAAGGTTCGTGTCGTCAAATATCCGCTTCCCAGCGTGCACATGCTGGTTCCGTGCAGCGACCACGAGTATCTGGCCGACAAGACATTCCGGCGTGCGTTGGTGTATGGAACCAACCGGGAAGACATCTTGAATGGTGAATTGCTGGAAAGCTTGGAAGTCCCTGGATGTCGCGTTTTGTCAGGGCCATTTCCCGCGGGACTCGAAGACAATGACCCGCTTGGTTACGCCTATGATCAATCCATTGCACCGCGGAATTACGAGCCCCGTTTGGCGAAGCTCCTGATGACGATGACCGCCAAGCAAATGGAATCCGAAGCGTCACGGAAAAAAGAAAAGCCACCTGAGCTAAAACCAATTCGTCTGGCGTTTCCACCGGAGAACCTTTCTCGAATCGCTTGCGAAGCCATTCGCAGCCAATGGCAATTGTTGGGATTGGAAATCGAGTTGGTTGAGTTGCCCGTCGGTCGCGCGTTTCCGGATCCGGGGACCGCCGACATTGCGTATGTGTCGGCCGCGGTATGGGAGCCCATCATTGACGCTCGTCGCGTGCTCGGTCCCGAAGGCATGGCTGGCAGCACCGATCAATTGGTTGGACTTGGTTTGCGACGTTTAGAAGAGTCTAAGAACTGGCGAGATGCTCGAGACCGATTGTTGGATTTGCATGCGATCGCTCACCACGAACTGCCTGTGCTGCCGTTGTGGCAATTGGTCGATTCGTACGCCTACAGTCGAGACTTGCTGGGCGTGGGGTCTGACATCGTGTCGCTGTATCAGAACGCTGAAAAATGGCGGTTGAGTCAATGA
- the ligA gene encoding NAD-dependent DNA ligase LigA, which produces MASDSIASRVQQLVDEINRHNRLYYDDAAPEITDLQYDQLLAELTQLENDHPDLRRPDSPTQLVGGDVVDQLVQVPHRVPMLSIDNTYSREELAAAMERIEKSLEGESVAWTMEYKIDGVAGSIRYENGELTLALTRGNGQVGDDITHNVRTIRELPRSIADAALAHPEVAGGNVPEVLEVRGELYMTDADLADLNVRQTDAGHEPFKNTRNVTAGTIRLLDPKIAASRNIRFFCHGSGELVGVRASDHMTFLQHVQALGIPIAPDVVRFENKEDALQAIAKLELEMPDLPFEIDGIVFKVDSFEQREKLGVRSKSPRWVIAYKFERYEAITTLEAIDVQVGKTGTITPVAYLTPVDIADTTVSRASLHNADEIERLDVRVGDTVVVEKAGKIIPKVVRVEKHARTKPLPKFEFPTHCPQCDEVLTRDEGGVYIRCTNPACPAQLRQRLVYFGSRTGMDIDGLGEEVVDLLLQKELVENYADLYRLNVDELAELTWPRLRKGKGDEMIEVQFGRKNAESLVAGINESRTRGLARVLSSISIRHIGPRVAKLITAKFWNLDLLRSAKAEDLAAIHEIGDRIAESLVKFIHSESGSQTLSDLDAVGVTMSETEPVATPDEEANLPLAGKNIVATGTLQHYTRDEIKARIEELGGRAASSVSKKTDFLIAGEKAGSKLTKAESLGVEVLSEDDFRLRYETEAT; this is translated from the coding sequence GTGGCCTCCGATTCCATTGCCAGCCGCGTGCAACAACTCGTCGACGAAATTAATCGCCACAATCGCCTGTACTACGACGATGCGGCACCCGAGATCACCGACCTGCAATACGATCAATTGCTGGCCGAGCTTACGCAACTCGAAAACGATCACCCGGACCTCCGCCGGCCCGATTCGCCAACACAATTGGTCGGCGGCGATGTTGTGGACCAATTGGTTCAGGTTCCGCACCGCGTTCCCATGTTGTCGATCGACAACACCTACAGTCGCGAAGAATTGGCCGCGGCGATGGAGCGAATTGAGAAATCGCTCGAAGGCGAATCGGTTGCGTGGACAATGGAGTACAAGATCGACGGTGTCGCCGGTTCCATTCGCTACGAGAACGGTGAATTGACACTGGCACTCACACGAGGCAACGGGCAAGTCGGCGATGACATCACACACAACGTTCGCACCATCCGCGAATTGCCCCGATCGATCGCCGATGCCGCACTTGCACATCCGGAAGTTGCCGGCGGCAACGTTCCCGAAGTTCTGGAAGTACGCGGCGAACTGTACATGACCGACGCGGATCTAGCGGACCTCAATGTCCGTCAAACCGATGCCGGTCACGAACCGTTCAAGAACACCCGCAACGTCACTGCGGGAACGATTCGCTTGCTCGATCCCAAAATCGCAGCCTCACGCAACATCCGATTCTTCTGTCATGGCAGCGGCGAATTAGTCGGCGTTCGAGCATCTGACCACATGACGTTCCTGCAACATGTTCAGGCGTTAGGAATCCCGATCGCACCGGATGTTGTTCGCTTTGAAAACAAAGAGGATGCACTTCAAGCGATCGCGAAACTCGAATTGGAGATGCCTGATCTGCCGTTTGAAATCGACGGCATCGTGTTCAAAGTCGACTCGTTCGAGCAGCGCGAAAAACTGGGTGTCCGCAGCAAGAGCCCACGCTGGGTAATAGCTTACAAATTCGAACGCTATGAAGCCATCACCACACTTGAGGCGATCGATGTGCAAGTCGGCAAGACGGGCACAATCACGCCAGTTGCTTACCTGACGCCGGTCGACATCGCCGACACCACCGTCTCGCGAGCCTCCCTGCACAACGCTGACGAGATCGAACGATTGGACGTTCGCGTCGGAGATACCGTGGTCGTCGAGAAGGCCGGCAAAATCATTCCCAAGGTCGTGCGAGTCGAGAAACATGCTCGCACCAAACCACTTCCTAAGTTCGAATTCCCAACCCACTGCCCACAGTGCGATGAAGTACTGACTCGTGACGAAGGCGGCGTTTACATCCGTTGCACTAACCCGGCGTGTCCCGCTCAACTTCGGCAACGATTGGTCTACTTTGGCAGTCGAACCGGCATGGACATCGATGGCCTGGGTGAAGAAGTCGTCGATCTGCTGCTGCAAAAAGAGTTGGTCGAAAACTACGCCGACCTTTACCGATTGAATGTGGATGAACTCGCCGAATTGACTTGGCCGCGGTTGAGAAAGGGCAAAGGCGATGAGATGATCGAGGTGCAGTTCGGCCGTAAGAACGCCGAGAGCCTTGTCGCCGGCATCAACGAAAGCCGCACCCGCGGGTTGGCTCGCGTGCTGTCATCGATCAGCATCCGTCACATCGGACCACGAGTCGCCAAGCTTATCACGGCGAAGTTTTGGAATCTTGATCTACTGCGTTCGGCAAAGGCAGAAGACCTGGCGGCGATCCATGAGATCGGCGATCGAATCGCTGAAAGCTTGGTCAAATTTATCCACAGCGAATCGGGCTCACAAACGCTCAGTGATTTGGATGCCGTGGGCGTCACAATGTCCGAAACGGAACCGGTCGCAACACCTGACGAAGAAGCAAACCTGCCACTGGCGGGCAAGAACATCGTCGCGACGGGAACGTTGCAGCACTACACTCGCGATGAGATCAAAGCCCGCATCGAGGAACTCGGTGGGCGTGCTGCGAGCAGCGTGAGCAAGAAAACCGATTTCCTGATCGCGGGCGAGAAGGCGGGCAGCAAACTCACGAAAGCCGAATCACTTGGGGTCGAAGTCCTCAGCGAAGATGACTTTCGGTTGCGGTACGAAACCGAGGCGACTTGA
- a CDS encoding PQQ-binding-like beta-propeller repeat protein — MAIRRLIRSALFSSGICGRSAKRLLLLGTLLIFGGNAIAEDWPQWRGTDRDGNWTETGIVTELPEGQLPLKWSVAIGSGYSGPTVADGRVYVTDRQSEPNEIERVLCFAESDGSLIWEQSYPAAYEIGYRAGPRASVTVHEGKALAVGSMGHFHCLDAANGNILWKHDLHQEYDIDMPAWGITGAPLVVVGDTDQPIVIQIVGGSDGACVVGFDLATGKEVWRSLDERACYSAPILIQQGGKDVVVCWTGDSISGLSPSTGDVFWSIPFPPSRMPIGVATPVVNDNLLFVTSFYDGSMMVELSATEPTAKKKWHRVGVDEKNTRALQSIISTPVMRDGYVYGVDSYGELRCLDAETGERVWEDTTAVPRNRWGTIHTVVHQQAGSQTDWMFNDQGQLTIAHLTPEGYQPLSQTHLLDTTTVQLPRRNGVTWSHPAYANRCIFARNDKQLVCASLEE, encoded by the coding sequence ATGGCTATCCGACGTTTGATTCGAAGTGCTCTATTCTCGTCAGGCATTTGTGGCCGGTCGGCAAAACGATTGTTGTTGCTCGGAACTTTGCTGATTTTTGGCGGCAACGCGATCGCAGAGGATTGGCCTCAATGGCGAGGCACTGATCGCGATGGCAATTGGACCGAGACCGGGATCGTAACTGAGCTGCCTGAAGGCCAACTTCCGCTGAAATGGTCGGTAGCAATCGGTTCAGGCTACAGCGGACCGACCGTGGCTGACGGACGCGTCTATGTCACCGACCGTCAATCGGAGCCCAATGAAATCGAACGTGTGCTGTGCTTCGCAGAATCAGATGGCAGTCTGATCTGGGAACAGTCTTATCCAGCCGCTTACGAAATCGGCTATCGAGCCGGTCCGCGTGCCAGCGTCACTGTTCATGAAGGAAAGGCATTGGCGGTGGGTTCAATGGGACATTTTCATTGTCTCGATGCTGCCAATGGAAACATTCTTTGGAAACACGATCTGCATCAGGAATACGATATCGACATGCCAGCTTGGGGCATCACTGGTGCTCCTCTTGTAGTTGTCGGCGACACCGATCAGCCCATTGTGATCCAGATCGTCGGGGGTTCGGACGGGGCGTGCGTGGTTGGATTTGATTTGGCAACCGGCAAAGAAGTATGGCGTTCGCTTGATGAACGTGCCTGCTATTCCGCTCCGATCCTGATTCAACAAGGCGGCAAAGATGTCGTCGTCTGCTGGACGGGAGACAGCATCAGCGGATTGTCTCCTTCGACCGGCGATGTGTTCTGGAGCATCCCGTTCCCTCCGTCTCGTATGCCGATTGGAGTCGCCACACCCGTCGTCAATGACAACCTTTTGTTTGTGACTTCGTTCTACGATGGTTCGATGATGGTCGAGTTGTCCGCGACCGAACCAACCGCGAAGAAAAAGTGGCATCGAGTCGGTGTCGACGAAAAGAACACACGTGCTTTGCAATCAATCATCAGCACACCGGTCATGCGTGACGGATACGTCTACGGTGTCGACAGCTATGGCGAACTGCGGTGCCTCGATGCAGAGACCGGCGAACGGGTATGGGAAGACACCACCGCGGTTCCGCGAAATCGCTGGGGCACGATCCACACTGTGGTCCATCAACAAGCGGGATCGCAAACGGATTGGATGTTCAACGATCAAGGTCAACTAACGATCGCACATTTGACGCCAGAAGGATATCAACCGCTCAGCCAAACACATTTGCTTGACACAACCACTGTTCAACTGCCACGCCGCAACGGTGTCACCTGGTCTCATCCCGCATACGCTAACCGCTGTATCTTTGCCAGAAATGACAAGCAATTGGTGTGCGCATCTTTGGAGGAATGA
- a CDS encoding mechanosensitive ion channel domain-containing protein, producing MRISLAHATASAIDIDRSIGRRWTVLLWFICCILVWLTISIADAQEIVWTTPKPPPFTSSNVTSSTVISSSPGWATQTESVSASPGYTEHGHSETSTRGRLSPPEFTSNNAFTSGNPSSSFADSRSSRLGDSQLQTRPVEKRYTASSEASPLNLNRQARTASGWSRTDSDWARTTSEWDGADATEAKTVSYPLLPRQRGESDEWRQSPYADMHVRAAQQSEMRFRSLAQTSDPIAADIANQNVDLVQQWIELATSYNQLATRLYDAKDQLDATRSDYEDVHQKLTRHGLTPTIGLLLRHKKDQLDQWQIENSQTALASEALGKARQKQLELDLIRLDGSDPEQQAAQVLGDVGYDANRYGDPLRLQVEELLRQRAAWIRSLQVGYQDQQQKISELDSIATASQSLATDYRMLIDRHVMWIRSDEPIGLRDARNLKGGMAALFDSNRSADFGPTFERKISANPVGAIGLLVGIVLILVLRWIAKSWLVAIGSRRRMRKASPNKRKLYAGVLTVLVAAGIPAVLFWIGRWLGTGVVSEATLHAASAFCAGSLVAWLIEVPRQWLRADGYLDQHVDIELSRRPRAMKYLTIIGMGLVIAAYTITLMSQIDHGMWRGSVARVGFILAMLLVGWTMHLALRPVGGFLEPLIEKYCGSVIHRGRFLMYFAGIGLPLFLIGLSALGYSVTTHEIIQRIIFTAATLMSASILWAGVKYVSAELWHLLTGTRGSTQEPGDSEELETGRVAGALGEHFLELKHHLAFLCQCALALGAIVCFGWLWIDVFPNVRMGNPVLWTVEDTVQQASVNTTGQTIMQSVVETTPVTAMNLLLAAGTLFVAFQLAKLLPALFDALVLQRVSFDEGMEHFTLVLGRFLLFSVGCFIACKWIGVRWHTIQWLAVGLMIGLGFGLQDMVRNLFGGFIVLFEKPARLGDLITVGNFTGRVAAQRLRTTVLSDDDGREVIIPNKNFVSDDVVNWMGAGRLCVIPMEVAVTRDERPADLCRTLQELMIEQPDVLLTPAPQATLVCVGQRSQRIEVRAWIEQGQNAERYRDQLLKLVRRHLLERNLLAQNQPSQPEMRDVLTKQDDSEDFFDDDFGRPRISDAIRKRKRRA from the coding sequence ATGCGAATTTCGCTGGCTCATGCCACGGCATCGGCAATTGATATCGATCGCTCCATCGGCAGGCGGTGGACCGTTTTGCTGTGGTTTATCTGCTGCATATTGGTGTGGCTCACCATCAGCATCGCAGACGCGCAAGAGATTGTTTGGACGACTCCCAAGCCGCCTCCCTTCACTTCATCAAACGTCACGTCTTCGACTGTCATTTCGTCGAGTCCTGGTTGGGCAACCCAAACCGAATCAGTCAGCGCGAGCCCGGGTTACACCGAACACGGACACTCCGAAACTTCGACGCGAGGACGTTTGTCGCCTCCCGAGTTCACCTCCAACAACGCGTTCACTTCCGGCAATCCGTCCAGTTCGTTCGCTGATTCGCGGTCGTCGCGGTTGGGCGATTCGCAGCTGCAAACTCGGCCCGTCGAAAAAAGGTACACAGCGTCGTCTGAAGCATCGCCTCTGAATCTCAACCGACAAGCCCGCACAGCGTCGGGATGGTCCCGCACCGATTCAGATTGGGCCCGCACCACGTCGGAGTGGGATGGCGCAGATGCCACGGAAGCAAAAACGGTGAGCTATCCGTTGCTGCCACGCCAACGCGGAGAGTCCGACGAGTGGCGACAATCGCCCTACGCCGACATGCATGTGCGAGCCGCTCAGCAATCCGAAATGCGATTCCGCTCGCTCGCTCAAACATCAGATCCCATTGCGGCGGACATCGCAAATCAAAACGTGGATTTGGTTCAGCAATGGATCGAACTTGCAACGAGTTACAACCAACTAGCGACTCGCCTTTACGATGCCAAGGATCAACTCGATGCGACGCGTTCGGACTACGAAGACGTCCATCAAAAGCTCACTCGCCACGGTTTGACACCGACCATTGGTTTGTTGCTTCGCCACAAAAAGGATCAGCTGGATCAGTGGCAAATTGAAAACAGCCAGACGGCTTTGGCCAGCGAAGCACTTGGGAAGGCGAGACAAAAACAATTGGAACTCGACCTGATCCGGTTGGATGGTTCGGATCCGGAGCAGCAAGCGGCGCAAGTTCTTGGTGATGTTGGTTACGACGCAAACCGCTATGGCGATCCGCTGCGTTTGCAAGTGGAGGAATTGCTGCGTCAACGAGCTGCGTGGATTCGCTCGCTGCAGGTCGGTTATCAGGATCAGCAGCAAAAGATCAGTGAATTGGATTCTATCGCGACCGCATCGCAGTCATTGGCAACCGACTACCGAATGCTGATCGATCGGCATGTCATGTGGATTCGCAGTGATGAGCCAATCGGACTGCGTGACGCTCGCAATCTGAAAGGCGGCATGGCGGCCTTGTTTGACTCCAATCGAAGTGCCGACTTTGGCCCGACCTTTGAGCGGAAAATCTCTGCCAATCCAGTGGGTGCGATTGGTTTGCTCGTCGGAATCGTCTTGATATTGGTGCTTCGTTGGATCGCGAAGTCTTGGTTGGTCGCCATCGGAAGCCGTAGGAGAATGCGGAAGGCATCGCCGAATAAGCGGAAGCTTTACGCCGGTGTGCTCACGGTTTTGGTCGCCGCTGGGATTCCCGCGGTCCTGTTCTGGATTGGTCGATGGTTGGGAACCGGTGTGGTGTCCGAAGCAACATTGCATGCTGCGAGTGCCTTTTGTGCAGGCAGTTTGGTAGCGTGGTTGATCGAAGTCCCACGGCAATGGCTGCGGGCGGACGGGTACTTGGATCAGCATGTCGACATCGAGTTGTCGCGTCGCCCACGAGCGATGAAGTACCTGACCATCATTGGGATGGGATTGGTCATCGCTGCGTACACCATCACATTGATGAGCCAAATCGATCACGGGATGTGGCGTGGTTCCGTCGCTCGAGTGGGATTCATTCTGGCGATGTTGCTGGTTGGATGGACGATGCATTTGGCGTTGCGACCGGTCGGGGGTTTTCTGGAACCGTTGATTGAAAAGTATTGCGGTAGCGTCATCCATCGCGGTCGATTCCTGATGTATTTCGCTGGCATCGGTTTGCCGTTGTTTTTGATTGGTTTGTCTGCACTTGGGTACAGCGTCACGACGCACGAGATCATTCAGCGGATCATCTTCACGGCCGCAACCTTGATGTCTGCGTCGATTCTTTGGGCCGGTGTGAAGTATGTGTCCGCCGAACTTTGGCATCTGCTGACCGGGACGCGTGGATCCACTCAAGAGCCAGGTGACAGTGAGGAACTTGAAACGGGACGCGTCGCTGGTGCACTCGGCGAACACTTTCTAGAGCTCAAACACCACCTCGCGTTTCTGTGTCAGTGTGCATTGGCCTTGGGGGCAATCGTTTGCTTTGGATGGCTTTGGATCGATGTGTTTCCAAATGTGCGGATGGGTAACCCGGTTCTATGGACGGTCGAGGACACTGTTCAGCAGGCAAGCGTCAACACGACCGGACAAACTATTATGCAGTCCGTGGTCGAAACGACGCCTGTTACCGCGATGAATCTGTTGCTTGCTGCGGGAACACTTTTCGTCGCCTTTCAGCTGGCAAAGCTGTTGCCTGCCCTGTTCGATGCACTCGTGTTGCAACGGGTTTCGTTCGACGAAGGCATGGAACATTTCACGTTGGTGCTGGGAAGATTCCTGCTGTTCAGTGTTGGATGTTTCATCGCCTGCAAATGGATCGGAGTTCGCTGGCACACGATCCAGTGGTTGGCGGTTGGATTGATGATCGGCTTGGGCTTTGGTTTGCAAGACATGGTCCGAAACCTGTTTGGCGGGTTCATTGTGTTGTTTGAAAAGCCCGCCAGATTGGGTGACCTGATTACAGTCGGGAACTTCACTGGACGCGTCGCGGCGCAGCGTCTGCGAACGACGGTGTTGTCCGACGATGATGGTCGAGAAGTGATCATTCCCAACAAGAATTTCGTCAGCGACGACGTGGTCAACTGGATGGGGGCGGGACGTCTGTGCGTGATTCCCATGGAGGTTGCCGTCACGCGAGACGAGCGGCCAGCGGACCTGTGCCGGACGTTGCAGGAATTGATGATCGAGCAGCCGGACGTGCTGCTGACTCCGGCGCCCCAGGCAACGTTGGTCTGCGTCGGCCAGCGATCCCAACGGATTGAAGTGCGTGCTTGGATCGAACAGGGGCAGAACGCTGAACGCTATCGTGACCAGTTGTTGAAGCTCGTTCGACGCCATTTGCTCGAACGAAACTTGCTGGCGCAAAACCAACCATCTCAACCGGAGATGCGAGATGTGTTGACCAAGCAAGACGATTCGGAAGACTTCTTCGACGACGACTTTGGTCGACCTCGAATTTCCGACGCGATCCGCAAACGCAAACGGCGGGCGTAA
- a CDS encoding manganese catalase family protein has translation MFYHDGGKLQYPVRVEKPSPLFAKALQQAIGGVQGEVRVCLQYLFQAWGARGPAKYRDMLLETGTEEMAHIEMLATAVALNLEGAPLEQEEAAKDPVVMAAMGGMNIQHAIGTCMAAMPVDSEGVPFNCSHVYASGNVAADMLANATAESTGRMLAVQLWKMTDDPGMKDMLSYMIARDTMHQNQWLAAWEELGGPENHPIPNSFPQENENSDYAYAFMSFGIGDDFETPRGEWTKGKSFDGKGSNSVVRMRPLGDKPQLGAASPKTAAQKGQMKK, from the coding sequence ATGTTCTATCACGATGGTGGCAAGCTTCAGTATCCCGTTCGCGTTGAGAAACCAAGTCCACTCTTTGCCAAAGCTCTTCAGCAAGCCATTGGCGGTGTCCAGGGCGAAGTTCGCGTTTGCTTGCAATATCTATTTCAAGCTTGGGGCGCACGTGGTCCGGCAAAGTATCGAGACATGTTGCTCGAAACGGGGACGGAAGAAATGGCGCACATTGAAATGTTGGCAACCGCTGTTGCATTGAACCTGGAAGGTGCACCGCTGGAACAAGAAGAAGCGGCGAAAGACCCGGTGGTGATGGCGGCAATGGGCGGCATGAACATCCAACATGCGATCGGTACCTGCATGGCCGCGATGCCGGTCGACAGCGAAGGTGTGCCGTTCAATTGCAGTCATGTGTATGCCAGCGGAAACGTTGCCGCGGACATGCTGGCCAACGCGACTGCTGAATCCACGGGACGCATGCTCGCGGTCCAGCTATGGAAAATGACTGACGATCCCGGCATGAAAGACATGTTGAGCTACATGATCGCTCGCGACACCATGCACCAAAATCAATGGCTCGCGGCTTGGGAAGAGTTGGGCGGTCCCGAAAATCATCCGATCCCGAACTCGTTCCCGCAAGAAAACGAGAACAGTGACTACGCGTACGCGTTCATGTCCTTTGGCATTGGTGATGACTTCGAAACCCCGCGGGGTGAATGGACCAAGGGCAAATCGTTTGACGGAAAAGGTTCCAACTCCGTGGTCAGAATGCGACCACTGGGTGACAAGCCACAGTTGGGAGCGGCTTCTCCGAAGACCGCGGCCCAAAAAGGTCAAATGAAGAAATGA